A stretch of Cicer arietinum cultivar CDC Frontier isolate Library 1 chromosome 5, Cicar.CDCFrontier_v2.0, whole genome shotgun sequence DNA encodes these proteins:
- the LOC140920350 gene encoding uncharacterized protein → MKPRDIYDMGEVNLMESQEPIMEDIPFCEQNVGNIEELQLVRDDVNEQENDETNVEEDRNDNGSNLLVRFLGELAKKSAFCPISVERWDEMSEKNSKAIWNCIKDHFVYDYAAGIKWTWATLGERWKAYKYKLRCKYFYPNKSKEDLLVIDPPVPENEWIAFVNYYKKPQMKKLSEQNMKNRKMLKVSHARGSMSNARRARHMELQLNRLVCRAEVILSTLLKKNGNYVNEEGKSIAEKISENLSQDLERVATEGVPSKINAYPNDVIGKVYGAEHSGRVRGLGVGVCPTSVFKTRKYFTQFESVGSSSQKNVEEFTNGRNMLLFLLQMEGMDV, encoded by the exons ATGAAGCCTAGAGATATATATGATATGGGAGAAGTGAACCTTATGGAATCACAAGAGCCAATAATGGAAGACATACCTTTTTGTGAGCAAAATGTTGGGAATATTGAAGAACTACAATTAGTGCGAGACGATGTCAATGAACAAGAAAATGATGAAACAAATGTTGAGGAAGATC GCAATGATAATGGTTCAAATTTACTTGTGAGATTTCTCGGCGAACTTGCTAAAAAATCAGCATTTTGTCCTATATCTGTTGAAAGATGGGATGAAATGTCAGAAAAGAATAGTAAAGCAATTTGGAACTGCATCAAG GATcattttgtgtatgattatgctGCTGGTATCAAATGGACATGGGCAACCCTAGGAGAAAGATGGAAGGCCTATAAATATAAGTTACGATGTAAATACTTCTACCCTAACAAAAGTAAGGAAGACCTACTTGTTATTGATCCTCCTGTGCCTGAAAATGAGTGGATTGCTTTTGTTAATTACTATAAAAAACCACAAATGAAG AAACTAAGTGAGCAAAATATGAAAAATCGAAAGATGCTTAAAGTCTCACATGCTAGGGGTAGTATGAGCAACGCAAGAAGAGCTCGTCATATG GAGCTACAATTGAATAGACTTGTATGTCGTGCTGAGGTTATATTGTCAACTTTGCTTAAAAAGAATGGAAACTATGTGAATGAGGAAGGAAAATCCATTGCA GAAAAGATATCAGAGAACTTGTCTCAAGATCTAGAACGTGTTGCCACTGAAGGTGTTCCATCAAAGATTAATGCATATCCAAATGATGTCATTGGCAAAGTGTACGGAGCTGAACATTCAGGTCGAGTGCGTGGTTTAGGTGTTGGTGTTTGTCCCACGAGTGTTTTCAAGACGCGCAAATATTTCACGCAATTTGAGAGTGTTGGTAGCTCTAGCCAAAAAAATGTTGAGGAGTTTACAAATGGAAGAAATATGTTGTTATTCCTATTGCAAATGGAAGGAATGGATGTTTAG